Proteins co-encoded in one Chloroflexota bacterium genomic window:
- a CDS encoding helix-turn-helix domain-containing protein — protein MPNVPDRLLTGDEIAQLNEQEFWTVAEAAAFLRVGQGVIRTAIRRGTIPCFRVGTWMRIPRRRFLESVESGALTLDTADAEIVRLPQ, from the coding sequence ATGCCCAACGTCCCGGACCGGCTCTTGACGGGCGACGAGATCGCGCAGTTGAACGAGCAGGAGTTTTGGACCGTTGCTGAGGCCGCCGCGTTTCTGCGCGTGGGCCAGGGCGTGATCCGCACCGCCATCCGGCGCGGGACGATCCCCTGCTTCCGCGTCGGGACCTGGATGCGGATTCCCCGGCGCCGGTTCCTCGAGTCGGTCGAATCCGGCGCGCTCACGCTCGACACGGCGGACGCCGAGATCGTGAGGCTGCCGCAGTGA
- a CDS encoding baseplate J/gp47 family protein — MARVTATGVEAESLSSYVTREQTAFRDALGQDLDVSAESPQGQLMAADALTLAEVDEAVVAVGNGLSLPRSLGVQLDDLGSVLDIDRRLATYSTVTATLTGTATTVVPAGSRARTAGGAVFALVNDATIGADGNVMATMRATETGPVEAAAGALTETVDLVAGWTGITNAAAASVGRNVETDVAYRGRYQRHVARNARTSDDAILVDVREVDGVVAAIIRENVTTAAITLQGATIGAGSFLVVVDGGADADVAAAIAQSKPSGVVMSGTTSVNVPHATGGHNVPVRFSRVTRVPLEITIDTAVGVGFPAGGEAAIIERVVAWAAGEWSSGEGDFDTSGLAIGEQLDTNRLLAPILSVPGHTVQSVTAVRRQNDAPIGTVQLTERLTIAAADVTVT, encoded by the coding sequence ATGGCCCGCGTCACAGCAACGGGCGTCGAAGCGGAGTCGCTGTCGAGCTACGTGACGCGGGAGCAAACGGCGTTTCGCGACGCGCTCGGCCAGGACCTCGATGTGTCCGCCGAGTCGCCGCAGGGCCAGCTTATGGCGGCCGACGCCCTGACTCTCGCGGAGGTCGACGAGGCCGTGGTGGCCGTCGGCAATGGCCTGTCACTCCCTCGCTCCCTCGGCGTCCAGCTTGACGATCTCGGCTCGGTGCTTGACATCGACCGGCGGCTCGCGACCTATTCCACCGTGACCGCGACGCTCACCGGCACGGCCACCACGGTCGTCCCCGCGGGCTCGCGGGCTCGGACGGCCGGTGGCGCGGTGTTTGCCTTGGTGAATGACGCCACGATTGGTGCCGATGGGAATGTCATGGCCACGATGCGAGCGACCGAGACGGGGCCTGTCGAGGCCGCTGCAGGCGCCCTGACCGAGACCGTCGACCTGGTGGCGGGCTGGACGGGGATCACGAACGCCGCGGCGGCCAGCGTGGGGCGAAACGTGGAGACGGACGTCGCTTATCGAGGTCGCTATCAGCGGCACGTCGCGCGGAATGCGCGCACGAGCGACGATGCCATCCTCGTCGACGTGCGCGAGGTGGATGGCGTCGTGGCCGCCATCATCCGTGAGAACGTGACGACCGCTGCAATCACGCTCCAAGGCGCCACCATTGGCGCCGGCTCATTCCTGGTCGTCGTCGATGGCGGAGCCGATGCCGACGTAGCGGCCGCGATCGCGCAATCGAAGCCGAGCGGGGTGGTGATGAGTGGGACCACGAGCGTCAATGTCCCGCACGCGACGGGTGGTCACAACGTCCCGGTGCGATTCAGCCGCGTCACCCGTGTGCCGCTAGAAATCACAATCGATACGGCGGTCGGTGTGGGATTCCCGGCTGGCGGCGAAGCGGCGATCATCGAGCGTGTGGTTGCTTGGGCGGCCGGTGAGTGGTCCTCGGGCGAGGGCGACTTCGACACCAGCGGGCTGGCCATCGGCGAGCAGCTCGACACGAACCGATTGCTCGCGCCGATCCTGAGCGTGCCCGGGCATACCGTGCAGTCGGTCACCGCGGTGCGCCGGCAGAATGACGCGCCGATTGGCACGGTGCAACTCACCGAGCGACTCACCATCGCCGCGGCGGATGTGACGGTTACTTGA
- a CDS encoding fibronectin type III domain-containing protein, which yields MSDIASRIDIDSIVDLTVSQWDDSPRLRALIRNRLKVIKDALIDPLIWLERQHNLNTAEGIGLDWIGERVDLERPVAARTNVDDETYRLLLRLRGRALWCDGTTPMIDALIQRVFPMGYCQDHADGTVTIHNVVNDPRPNLGQLALTVIERAIPAGIRVTFALRNVPPEQPSLTATVRSSTQVDLEWTEPSNDGPAINGYDVEYKLATANTWTDAGHTDLTRMASITGLSRASAYQFRVRAVNAAGNGTWATASATTQAELPAAPVLTATVRSSSRIDLSWTQPNNGGATITGYDVQYKLAAANSWTDVSHTGTGRTASITGLTRARAYQFRVRAMNAAGNGTWATASATTQAELPAAPVLTATVRSSSRIDLSWTQPNNGGATITGYDVQYKLAAANSWTDVSHTGTGRTASITGLTRARAYQFRVRAMNAAGNGTWATASATTQAELPAAPVLTATVVSSSRIDLLWTQPDSGGAAITGYDVEYKLATAQSWTDASHSGTVRTDSITGLTRVTAYQFRVRAVNSVGNGGWSAIVSASTISGVIGTPTLTATVASSTQVNLSWTEPDGGGNAITGYDVEYKLATAQSWTDASHSGTVRTDSITGLMRASAYQFRVRGRTSAGVGPWATASATTQAELPAAPVLTATVVSSSRIDLLWTQPDSGGAAITGYDVEYKLATAQSWTDASHSGTVRTDSITGLMRASAYQFRVRGRTSAGVGPWATASATTQAELPAAPVLTATVRSSTRIDLSWTEPTDTGGAAITDYDVEWRVDPS from the coding sequence TTGAGCGACATCGCCTCCCGCATCGACATCGATTCAATCGTGGACCTCACGGTGAGCCAGTGGGATGACTCACCCCGCCTGCGGGCGCTGATCCGCAATCGGCTCAAGGTCATCAAAGACGCGCTCATCGACCCGCTGATTTGGCTGGAGCGTCAGCACAACCTCAACACGGCCGAGGGCATCGGGCTCGACTGGATCGGCGAGCGGGTGGATCTGGAGCGGCCAGTCGCTGCCCGGACGAACGTGGACGACGAGACCTATCGCCTGTTGCTCCGGTTGCGCGGCCGCGCGCTATGGTGTGATGGCACGACCCCGATGATCGACGCCTTGATCCAGCGCGTGTTTCCGATGGGCTACTGCCAGGACCACGCGGACGGCACCGTGACGATCCACAACGTCGTGAATGACCCGCGTCCGAACTTGGGCCAGCTCGCGCTGACCGTCATCGAGCGCGCCATACCTGCCGGCATCCGCGTGACGTTCGCCCTCCGAAACGTGCCGCCGGAACAGCCATCCCTCACGGCCACCGTGCGCAGCAGCACTCAGGTGGATCTTGAGTGGACGGAGCCGAGCAACGATGGACCGGCGATCAACGGCTACGACGTCGAATACAAACTCGCGACGGCCAACACCTGGACCGACGCGGGGCACACGGACCTCACCCGCATGGCCTCGATCACCGGCCTCTCGCGGGCGAGCGCCTACCAGTTCCGCGTGCGCGCGGTGAACGCCGCCGGAAATGGGACTTGGGCCACCGCGAGCGCGACGACCCAGGCGGAGCTCCCCGCTGCGCCGGTGCTCACGGCGACGGTGCGCAGCAGCAGTCGCATCGACCTGTCGTGGACGCAGCCGAACAACGGCGGCGCGACGATCACGGGCTACGACGTGCAGTACAAGCTGGCCGCGGCGAACTCGTGGACCGACGTCAGCCATACGGGCACCGGGCGCACAGCCTCGATTACCGGCCTGACGCGGGCGAGAGCCTACCAGTTCCGCGTGCGCGCGATGAACGCCGCCGGAAATGGGACTTGGGCCACCGCGAGCGCGACGACCCAGGCGGAGCTCCCCGCTGCGCCGGTGCTCACGGCGACGGTGCGCAGCAGCAGTCGCATCGACCTGTCGTGGACGCAGCCGAACAACGGCGGCGCGACGATCACGGGCTACGACGTGCAGTACAAGCTGGCCGCGGCGAACTCGTGGACCGACGTCAGCCATACGGGCACCGGGCGCACAGCCTCGATTACCGGCCTGACGCGGGCGAGAGCCTACCAGTTCCGCGTGCGCGCGATGAACGCCGCCGGAAATGGGACTTGGGCCACCGCGAGCGCGACGACCCAGGCGGAGCTCCCCGCTGCCCCGGTGCTCACGGCGACGGTGGTCAGCAGCAGTCGCATTGATCTGCTGTGGACGCAGCCCGACAGCGGCGGAGCGGCAATCACGGGCTATGACGTGGAATACAAGCTGGCGACGGCGCAGTCGTGGACCGACGCCAGCCACAGCGGCACCGTGCGGACGGACAGCATCACGGGGCTCACGCGCGTGACCGCCTACCAGTTCCGCGTGCGAGCGGTGAACAGCGTGGGCAATGGCGGCTGGTCAGCCATCGTGAGTGCCAGCACGATCTCAGGCGTCATTGGCACCCCGACGCTCACGGCGACGGTGGCCAGCAGCACACAGGTCAACCTGTCGTGGACCGAGCCCGACGGCGGCGGCAACGCCATCACGGGCTATGACGTGGAATACAAGCTGGCGACGGCGCAGTCGTGGACCGACGCCAGCCACAGCGGCACCGTGCGGACGGACAGCATCACCGGCCTCATGCGCGCGAGTGCCTACCAGTTCCGGGTGCGAGGGCGGACAAGTGCCGGCGTGGGACCGTGGGCCACCGCGAGCGCGACGACCCAGGCGGAGCTCCCCGCTGCCCCGGTGCTCACGGCGACGGTGGTCAGCAGCAGTCGCATTGATCTGCTGTGGACGCAGCCCGACAGCGGCGGAGCGGCAATCACGGGCTATGACGTGGAATACAAGCTGGCGACGGCGCAGTCGTGGACCGACGCCAGCCACAGCGGCACCGTGCGGACGGACAGCATCACCGGCCTCATGCGCGCGAGTGCCTACCAGTTCCGGGTGCGAGGGCGGACAAGTGCCGGCGTGGGACCGTGGGCCACCGCGAGCGCGACGACCCAGGCGGAGCTCCCCGCTGCCCCGGTGCTCACGGCGACGGTGCGCAGCAGCACGCGGATCGACCTGTCGTGGACCGAGCCGACGGACACGGGCGGAGCGGCAATCACGGACTACGACGTGGAGTGGCGGGTGGACCCATCGTGA
- a CDS encoding type I restriction endonuclease: MQLDFIDEVRTRSARFAKRIEHLDSEEATKTSLVLPFIQMLGYSIFDPLEVAPEYVADIGMKKHEKVDYALLQENGDPAVLIECKPYGSSLDEPQESQLFRYFTAVTKARFGILTDGVTYRFFGDLDKPNMMDTRPFLEFNMLAFTEHDVEQLKLFTKPDFRLDGLVDAAREMKYATEIKRVLTEEMAEPSDEFVRFIARRVYSGLLTKSVREQFALLIRGAFAGWVNDLISDRLKGALERDVGPSRDPRDDDADDREAAKVAKGDLECTPLELEALEVVRDIVKDLVDGDRITLRPYRHYCSVALDDSWVIFRLRLKTQSLRLILEGDKRRETRLPLDGVNGLHAYTEQIRAALIKRLPDSGEPEMASGVP; the protein is encoded by the coding sequence ATGCAGTTGGACTTTATCGACGAGGTGCGAACTCGCTCGGCCCGGTTTGCCAAGCGAATTGAACATCTCGACTCGGAGGAAGCCACCAAGACATCGCTAGTGCTCCCGTTTATTCAGATGCTGGGCTACTCGATCTTCGACCCGCTAGAGGTTGCCCCGGAGTACGTTGCCGACATAGGGATGAAGAAACACGAGAAGGTTGACTACGCGCTGCTTCAGGAGAACGGAGATCCCGCCGTCCTTATCGAGTGCAAGCCTTACGGGAGCAGCCTTGATGAGCCGCAGGAGTCGCAGCTATTCCGCTATTTCACTGCAGTAACCAAAGCGCGGTTCGGCATCCTCACGGACGGGGTCACCTATCGATTCTTCGGCGACCTCGATAAGCCCAACATGATGGACACGAGGCCGTTCCTCGAGTTCAACATGCTTGCTTTCACCGAGCATGATGTCGAGCAACTCAAGCTGTTCACCAAGCCGGATTTCAGACTTGACGGCCTAGTTGATGCTGCCCGGGAAATGAAATACGCGACTGAGATCAAACGCGTGCTCACCGAGGAAATGGCCGAACCGTCTGACGAGTTCGTTCGCTTCATCGCCAGGCGCGTCTATTCGGGACTGCTTACAAAGTCCGTGCGAGAGCAATTTGCGCTCCTGATTCGAGGGGCGTTTGCCGGGTGGGTGAATGACCTGATCAGTGACCGACTGAAAGGCGCATTGGAGCGGGATGTCGGGCCGAGCCGCGATCCCCGAGACGACGATGCAGATGATCGAGAGGCGGCCAAGGTCGCCAAAGGCGATTTGGAGTGCACCCCGCTTGAACTGGAGGCTCTGGAGGTCGTCCGGGACATCGTGAAGGATCTCGTGGATGGTGACCGAATAACTCTCAGGCCGTATCGACACTATTGCTCCGTCGCATTGGACGACAGCTGGGTCATCTTCCGGCTCAGGCTTAAGACGCAATCCCTTCGGCTGATCTTGGAGGGTGACAAGAGGCGCGAGACGCGCCTCCCACTTGACGGGGTAAACGGTCTTCATGCCTACACCGAGCAGATTCGAGCAGCCTTGATCAAACGCCTTCCCGATTCCGGCGAGCCAGAGATGGCGAGTGGCGTACCGTAA
- a CDS encoding ion transporter yields MPRTNWYRRVKGRAWQIVEPSHTGDRASRAFDAVIVSIIMLNILAIALETIDSVAEHAGGAFLAFEIVSVAIFTVEYLVRIWGCTEDPAYAHPIRGRLRFATKPLVLMDLIAVVPFYIPFFVTLDLRFVRAFRLMRVVRLVKIARYSESLAIVGTVLRSRRDMLISTLFVGFLLLFVASALMYLVERDAQPDGFSSIPAALWWGIATLSTVGYGDLAPTTTLGRFIGAIVAILGIGVFALPAGILGSAFIDEIESRRAKHYDKCPHCGKSRRADGRK; encoded by the coding sequence TTGCCCCGCACAAACTGGTATCGGCGAGTCAAAGGTCGGGCGTGGCAGATCGTCGAGCCATCGCATACAGGAGACCGCGCAAGTCGAGCCTTTGACGCTGTCATCGTCTCCATCATCATGCTCAATATCTTGGCGATCGCTCTGGAGACAATCGATTCTGTCGCCGAGCACGCTGGCGGCGCCTTTCTCGCATTTGAGATCGTGTCTGTGGCGATATTCACAGTCGAATATCTCGTGCGCATTTGGGGATGCACCGAGGATCCAGCGTACGCGCATCCGATTCGGGGAAGGCTACGGTTCGCCACCAAGCCACTGGTGCTCATGGACCTCATTGCTGTTGTGCCGTTTTACATCCCATTTTTCGTGACGTTGGACTTGCGGTTCGTGCGCGCTTTTCGGCTAATGCGGGTGGTTCGTCTGGTGAAGATCGCGCGTTACTCGGAGTCCTTGGCGATTGTCGGGACTGTTTTGCGTAGCCGGCGCGACATGCTGATTTCCACGCTGTTCGTCGGCTTCCTGCTCTTGTTCGTCGCGTCGGCACTGATGTATCTGGTAGAGCGCGACGCCCAGCCCGACGGCTTCTCAAGCATCCCAGCCGCTTTGTGGTGGGGTATCGCAACCCTATCGACGGTGGGCTACGGAGACCTTGCGCCGACGACGACGCTGGGTCGATTCATCGGAGCCATCGTCGCCATTTTGGGCATCGGCGTCTTTGCCCTGCCCGCAGGGATTCTTGGATCTGCGTTTATCGATGAAATCGAATCTCGTCGTGCGAAACATTATGACAAGTGTCCGCATTGCGGCAAGTCTAGGAGGGCTGATGGAAGGAAATAG
- a CDS encoding Fic family protein: MTHLGELAAHMEQHDRQQRLADFIRESNRIERITGFTTREADEYDRFLKLARIDVADLERFVSVVAPGAVLRRRKGMDVFVQGSAHRPPAGGKTIRPMLYLLMGRANSTRFSPKDAYEVHQDYEALHPFIDGNGRSGRALWLWQMGGIGVLRYPFLHEWYYQSLEYGSNRTSGIHVSQRGGR, translated from the coding sequence GTGACGCACCTGGGCGAACTCGCCGCGCACATGGAACAGCACGACCGCCAGCAACGCCTCGCGGACTTCATCCGCGAGAGCAACCGCATCGAGCGCATCACCGGCTTCACGACGCGCGAAGCCGACGAGTACGACCGATTCCTCAAGTTGGCGCGGATCGACGTGGCGGACCTTGAGCGGTTCGTTTCGGTGGTCGCGCCGGGTGCGGTCCTACGCCGGCGCAAGGGCATGGACGTGTTCGTCCAAGGCAGCGCCCATCGGCCGCCAGCGGGCGGCAAGACGATCCGACCAATGCTCTACCTACTGATGGGGCGCGCGAACAGCACGCGGTTCAGCCCCAAGGACGCCTACGAGGTCCACCAGGACTATGAGGCGCTTCACCCGTTCATCGATGGCAACGGACGCTCGGGGCGGGCGCTATGGCTCTGGCAGATGGGCGGGATCGGCGTGCTTCGATACCCGTTTTTGCACGAGTGGTACTACCAGAGCTTGGAGTACGGCAGCAATCGGACGTCGGGGATCCATGTCTCGCAGCGGGGAGGCCGCTGA
- a CDS encoding fibronectin type III domain-containing protein produces the protein MSSLGLFCDQTEELVIVEITPASVIRPAWPTDLDGEQRRNLAEASDWLLNAAGAGRERLDQALRARWPGDRRGLRLARPLQSAYWVRMQYGLGGGASTKRLLNGRPVTIDDSHNNTSISRTSAGNGSSGEDEDAAGGGGGGGFGQAGRGGGRGNVDDDDEDADNSRREGGGGRGGGTYSDDYVAAVVAGDFSSLRAGSSGGDGGDAEDGGPGGGHRGAGSDGIVRASLAALALNESRKGANGGGGNRGSNQASGGGGAGSGGLVIAITPLTLSGKVDCNGGIGGRGGRETSGARHHSGGDGGHGGDGRAVLFYGDANTATVVNAVLASYQLLALPGWTDAGHSGTGRTDSITGLTPGVRYQFRVRAENSVGEGPWSAVRSATTSEPN, from the coding sequence GTGAGCAGCCTGGGCTTGTTCTGCGACCAGACGGAAGAGCTGGTCATTGTCGAAATCACGCCAGCAAGCGTGATCCGCCCCGCGTGGCCAACGGACCTGGACGGCGAGCAGCGGCGAAACCTGGCGGAGGCCTCCGACTGGCTGCTGAACGCCGCGGGGGCGGGGCGCGAACGCTTGGACCAGGCGCTGCGGGCGCGCTGGCCAGGAGACCGGCGTGGGCTGCGGCTGGCGAGGCCCTTGCAGTCCGCCTACTGGGTGCGCATGCAGTATGGGTTGGGCGGTGGGGCGTCTACGAAGCGCTTGCTGAATGGTAGGCCCGTCACCATCGACGACAGCCATAACAACACCAGCATCTCGCGAACCTCTGCGGGTAACGGAAGCAGCGGCGAGGACGAAGATGCAGCGGGCGGCGGCGGCGGCGGCGGATTCGGCCAGGCGGGCCGTGGCGGGGGCCGCGGGAACGTGGACGACGACGATGAAGATGCGGACAACTCTCGCCGCGAAGGGGGCGGCGGGCGCGGCGGCGGCACGTATAGCGATGACTACGTGGCGGCCGTCGTGGCCGGCGACTTTTCCAGCTTGCGCGCTGGGAGCAGTGGGGGGGATGGGGGCGACGCCGAAGACGGCGGCCCAGGTGGGGGGCATCGTGGCGCGGGCAGCGACGGCATCGTGCGCGCATCGCTCGCAGCCCTGGCGCTCAATGAGTCTCGTAAGGGCGCCAACGGCGGCGGCGGGAACAGGGGATCCAATCAGGCGAGCGGGGGTGGCGGGGCTGGAAGTGGGGGGTTGGTCATCGCCATTACGCCCCTCACTCTTTCGGGGAAGGTCGATTGCAACGGGGGCATTGGGGGTCGGGGAGGGCGAGAGACTTCCGGTGCGCGTCATCACTCCGGGGGCGATGGCGGGCACGGTGGCGACGGCCGCGCGGTACTGTTCTATGGAGACGCGAACACCGCGACCGTCGTCAACGCCGTGCTCGCGAGTTATCAACTGCTGGCACTTCCAGGGTGGACGGATGCAGGCCACAGTGGGACGGGTCGCACGGACAGCATCACGGGGCTTACGCCGGGTGTCCGCTACCAGTTCCGGGTGCGCGCGGAGAATAGCGTCGGGGAAGGGCCGTGGTCGGCGGTACGCAGCGCGACGACGTCGGAGCCGAATTGA
- a CDS encoding S24 family peptidase, producing the protein MSLGHAPNWLNRIINLRKGIPYGQLRALADELDVSAGELVEGPRGEGAWEEEFRAAFVPVYPAPVAAGFVGKSVVSPKMSAPHCFSRQRLAADGIEPYNATVYQVVGDSMLPTLVDGCRVLVDKAKTTPSPNSLFVIADDGSLLIKRFKRVKSRSWWCSDNPEFVPIRHRQSIKVQGQVRWTMRRFDDDGH; encoded by the coding sequence TTGAGCCTGGGACACGCACCGAACTGGCTGAACCGGATCATCAATCTCAGGAAGGGCATTCCGTACGGGCAGTTGCGTGCGCTGGCGGACGAACTCGACGTCTCAGCCGGGGAGCTTGTCGAAGGCCCGCGAGGCGAGGGCGCATGGGAGGAGGAATTCCGAGCTGCGTTCGTGCCCGTGTATCCGGCGCCGGTTGCCGCCGGGTTCGTCGGAAAGAGCGTCGTCAGCCCGAAGATGTCAGCGCCGCATTGCTTCAGCCGCCAGCGGCTGGCTGCGGACGGGATCGAGCCCTACAACGCGACCGTGTACCAGGTCGTCGGGGACTCGATGCTGCCGACGCTCGTCGATGGATGCCGAGTCCTGGTGGACAAGGCGAAGACCACGCCGTCGCCAAACAGCCTCTTCGTGATCGCCGACGACGGCTCCCTGCTGATCAAGCGGTTCAAGCGGGTGAAGTCGCGGTCGTGGTGGTGCAGCGACAACCCCGAGTTCGTGCCGATTCGCCACCGCCAGTCGATCAAGGTCCAGGGGCAGGTGCGCTGGACGATGCGGCGATTCGACGACGACGGGCACTAG